The genomic DNA CCCGGCACCTACAAGCAGTTTGACCGGGCCGGGCTGGTGCTGTTGTGCTCGTCCTTTTCCAAGACCCTCGCGCCGGGCTTTCGGGTGGGCTGGATGCTGCCGGGCCGGTTCCGGCAGAAGGTGCTCGAAATCAAGGCCACCACCAATGTCTCCACCTCGGCCCCGGCCCAGATGGCCATAGCCGAATACCTGCGCCAGGGCCGCATGGAGCGCCATCTCAAGCGGCTGCGTGCCGCCCTGGAACGGCAGATGGACACCATGCAGCTCCACCTGGGCCGACACTTTCCCCCAGGCACCCGCGTCACCCACCCGGCTGGCGGCGCGGTCCTGTGGCTCGAACTGCCCGACACCGTGGATTCCGTGGAGCTGTTCTTCCGGGCCAGGGCGCACTCCATCGGCATTGCACCGGGCGCGATCTTCTCCACGGGCGACGGGTTTGCCAACTACATCCGTCTGAGCTGCGGCGCGCCGTGGACAGAGGCGCTGCACCACGGCATCGAGACCCTCGGCGCCATGGCTGCGGCCATGACCGATGAAAAATGCCCGGCTACCAGAAAAGCTCCAACCCCCTGACACTCAGGCGAATTTCCGCTTTACCGCCGGGTCGCGCGGGCGTACCGTTCCCCTTCCCTGCACACTGCGCAGGCCAGCTTCACAGACAAGGGAACGGCCATGAACCAACGACCGCACAGCGAAATCACCGCCGGATTCCTGGCCGCCTTTGCCGCATTCATCGCCTGGGGGCTGCTCCCGATCTACTGGAAAGGGCTCATGGGCGTGGCCCCGCTCGAAATCCTCTGCCACCGCATCCTGTGGTCCCTGGTCTTTATCGCCATCATCCTGACCTTCAAGCATCGCTGGGCCGAGACCTTCGCCCCGCTGCGCTCGCCGCGCAACCTCGTCATCCTGACCCTGAGCAGCCTGACCATCGCCAGCAACTGGCTCCTCTACATCTGGGCCGTGAACACGGGCAATGTCCTGGCCACCAGCCTGGGCTACTACATCAATCCGCTGGTCAACGTCCTCTTCGGGGTCGTCTTCTTCCGCGAGCGGCTCAACCCGCTGCAAACCGCGGCCATCGGTTTGGCCGCCCTGGGCGTGGCCAACTCGGTGGTCAGCTATGGCGACTTCCCCTGGATTTCCCTGACCCTGGCCGTGACCTTTGCCTGCTACGGGCTGCTGCGCAAGATCGCCGCCGTGGAGTCCCTGCCCGGCCTGTTCCTCGAAACCATGGTCCTGGGTCCGGCAGCCCTGATCTATGTCCTGCACCTTCTGACCAGCGGGACGAGCGGATTCCTGGCGGGCGACACGCGCATCGACCTGCTCCTGGTGGGCGCGGGCGCGGTCACGGCCCTGCCGCTGATCGGGTTCGCCTTTGGCGCGCGCCGCCTGCGCCTGACCACCATCGGCCTGCTGCAATACATCGCCCCCTCCATCGCCTTTGCGCTGGGCGTCTTTGTCTACCATGAGCCCTTCGGCCCCTCGCACCTGCTCACCTTTGCCTGCATCTGGTCCGGCCTCGCCCTGTACACCATCGACTCGGTCCGGGCCATCAGACGCCACCGCCGCACCAAGGCCGACACCCACTGACCCGCTGTCCGGGACACCACCTTCCAATCCGCTTGACACGCCCCAAACCATCGCCTATCGTCGATCAACGATGAAAGGCGCAGAGAAAAGACCACACCCGACAGCGGCGACCGCCATGGACACCAACATGAACACCACCATGAACATGAACGACCTGGCCGAGGCCTGCAAGGCCCTGGGCCATCCGGCGCGCCTGCGGATACTGGCCCACCTGCTCAAGGAGGACCGCTGCCAGTGCGGCGGCATCGTGGAGATCATGCCCCTGGCCCAGTCCACGGTCAGCCAGCACCTCAAGATCCTCAAGGAGGCCGGGCTGGTCACGGGCGAGATCGAGGGACCAAGGACCTGCTATTGCGCTGACAAGGACGCCCTTGCCCGGCTCGTCCGGGCCATGCAGGCCCTGAAGGACTGTGGCGAGAGCGGAAACGAAAAAGGGAGCGACCTGTGAACGGCAACACGGATTTTCCCATGAAAGAGGGCAAGACCCCGGAGGGCTTGACCTCCCTGGACGCCCTGATGGCGCCGAGCGACATTCAATCCTGCGCTCCTGCATGCGAGCCGGACAGCGACGCGCCCTGCTGAGGCCCCAAGCCCGACCCCCGTGCCGGGGTCTTTGAGCGGCCTGGATACGCCCTCGAACCCTATGTGGACGGCTTTGTGGACACCCCTGTCGGCCCGGTGCCACGGGTCCGCACCCGCCTCTTGGCCCGCGACCGGCTCCAGACGGCCACGGTGCGCATGGGCTATGGCCGCTACGACTACAAGGTGGTGCCCGGCCTCTACTGCGTGGGCACGCCCACATCCGACTCGCCGGTCATCGTCACCGGCAACTACAAGCTCACCTTTGACGCGGTCCGGCGCGAACTTTCAGACCTCGACGCCTGGCTGCTGGTGGCCGACACGCGCGGCATCAACATCTGGTGCGCCGCGGGCAAGGACCTCTTCTCCACCGACGAGGTGGCCTACAGCGTGACCCGCACCCGGCTGGCCGAGGTGGTTGCCCATCGCAGGCTGATCCTGCCCCAGCTCGGAGCCACGGGCGTGGCCGGCCACGCGGTCCGTCGGCAGTGCGGCTTCTCGGTGCTCTGGGGCCCGGTCCGGGCTGCGGACCTGCCCGCCTTCATCCAGTCCGGCAACACCCCGGACGAGGCCATGCGCACCGTCACCTTCACCCTGCGCGAGCGGGCCGAGCTGATCCCGGTGGAGCTGTTCATCCTGGGCAAGCCGCTCGGCCTGACCCTCCTGGCCGCCTTCCTGCTCTCGGGCATCGGGCCGGGCATCTTCTCGCCCGGCGCGGCGTGGGCGCGCGGGCTGGCCGCGGCCTGCGCCACTCTGGCAGGCATCGCGGCGGGCGGTGTGGCCGTGCCGCTGCTGCTGCCCCGGCTGCCCTGGCAAAGCTTCGCGCCCAAGGGCGCGCTGGTCGGCGTGGCCACGGGTGCGCTCAACGCGCTGCTCTTTGCCCAGACCCTCGGCCTGCTGGAATCAGCGGCCCTGATCCTGTGGACCACGGCCACGGCCTCGTACCTGGCCATGAACTTCACCGGCTCGACGCCCTACACCTCGCCCACCGGGGTGGAGCTGGAGATGCGCCGGGCCATCCCCATCCAGGCGGGCGCGGCCCTGTGCGCCCTGATCCTCTGGATCGCCGCCCCGCTCATCTGACACGAGAGTCACCTATGACAGAATATCGATACATCAACGGGGTGGCCACCCTGAAGCTCGACCAGGACGCCTGCGTCGGCTGCGGCATGTGCGCCACGGTCTGCCCCCACCGCGTTTTTGCGGTCAGCGAGCGCAAGGCCGGGATCGTGGATTTCGACGCCTGCATGGAGTGCGGGGCGTGCGCGCGCAACTGTCCGGCCAGCGCCATCGCGGTCAGGCCCGGCGTGGGCTGCGCCTCGTACATCATGGCCGTCTGGCTCGCCCGGCTGACCGGCAACAAGGTCAAAACCACCTGCTGCTGACCCGCGCCCCGTGTCCGGGAGCAAGCAAGCGGCCACCAAACGCCGAATTCTAGTGGCGCGGCTCACTGGCGTCTGCTAGCATCGCATGATCGATCCTCCTGCAACAAGAGCACACGATCATGGACACACGCAGGCTTTTCATCCTCCCGGCACTCAAGGCGGCTGCCATTTACGCCGTCTTCGGCGGCCTGTGGATCATCCTCACCGACCGGCTGCTCGAAATCATGGCCCGCGACCTGACCTCTTACGCTTCCCTGCAAACCTACAAGGGATGGCTCTACATCGTCATCACCGCCGTGCTGGTCTTCTGTCTGGTCAGAAACCTGATGCGCAAGGCCGTCCTGGCCATGGAGGAGATAGAACTCGGCGCGGAACGCTACAGGCTCTCGGCAGAGGGTGCCCACATCGGCACCTGGGACTGGGACATCAAGACAGGCGACATCGTCTTCAACGAGGAATTCGCCCGGATGCTCGGCTATGAATTCGACGCCTTCCCGCCCTTTTACGCGAGCTGGGAGGCCCTCGTCCATCCCGACGACAAGCCCGGCGTGCTCGCGGCCCTGACCGATCACCTCAAAGGAAGGACCGAAGAATTCACCAGCGAATACCGCGTCCTGACCGCAGACAACCGCTGGAAGTGGATCCTGGACAAAGGCCGGGTGTTCAAGTGGGACGAGGTGGGCAAGCCGCGCCGGGCCCTTGGCGTCCACATCGACCTGACCGAGCAGCGCGCCGCCGAGGAGGCCCTGGAGTCGGCCAAGGAGGTCGCCGAATCCGCCAACATAGCCAAGACCCAGTTCCTGGCCAACATGAGCCATGAGATACGCACCCCATTGAATGGCATCCTCGGCATGCTGCGGCTGCTGCGCGATCACGACCTGCCCCCGGAACAGGCCGAATACGTGACCACCGCCGAGACATCGGGCCGCAACCTGCTGGCCATCCTCAACGATGTTCTGAGCCTTTCCCAGATCGAGGCCAACGCCGTCCACGTCTGCCAGGAAGGGCTGAACCTGCCTCTGCTGGCCGATGCGGTCCTGCGCGTGTTCAAGGCGCAGATCGACAACAGCGGCGTGGAACTCGGCTTCACCATTGATCCGACCATTCCGCATGATCTGTGCGCCGACCAGGGCAAGTTGCGCCAGATTCTCTTCAACCTCGTGGGCAATGCCCTCAAGTTCACCCGCAACGGGTCTGTCCGCATCGACATCACCGCTGCCGACGACAGGCGGCACCCCGGTGACATCATTCTCATCTTCGCGGTGGAGGACACGGGCATCGGCATAGCGCAGGACCAGCTTGTCTCGGTGTTCGCGCCCTTTACCCAGGCCGATGGATCATACGCCAGAAAGTACGGCGGGGCCGGGCTTGGCCTGCCCATCGTCAGCCGCCTCGTCTCCCTGCTCGGAGGGTCGGTCTGCATCGACAGCCAGCCGGGCCAGGGCACCCTCGTGGTCTTCTCGGTGGCCGCCCGTGCCGACCACGGGCTACCGGCTTACGCCGCAGAGCGGCCCGCGCCGGTCGCGCACAGCAACTCCTACGCCATCCTCGTGGTCGAGGACGAGGCCGTCAACCGACTGACCGCAGAGCGGTTTCTGGAAAAGATTGGCCACCGCCCCACCAGCGCACGCAGCGGGACCGAGGCGCTGGCAGCCCTCAGGAGCGCCCCCTTCGACTGCATCCTCATGGACATCCAGATGCCGGACATGGACGGCATCGAGACCACGCAGGCCATCAGACGGGCCACGGACATCGGCCACAACGCATCGATCCCGGTCATCGCCCTCACGGCCCACGCCCTGCTCGACGACCGGGAGAAATTTCTCAAAGAGGGCATGGACGGCTATGTGCCAAAACCCATGACCATGGACGAGCTGGCTTACGAGGTCAGCCGGGTCATGGAAAGGGCCGCGTCATGAGGCGCATGCCCCCCAGCCGCCCCGGCCCGGCCCATTCCAGAACCTGAAACCGGCATCCGACAACGGGACATGGACACGAACAACGACATCAGGAACAACACCGGGGCCGACGCCTGGAAGATGAAACAGGGGCTGGTCCCCACAGTGGCCACCTACTGCCTCGTCGCGCTCATCGCCAGCCTGATCATCGGCATGGCGGTTGCCCGATCCCTCTCGGATATCTCGAAGCTGGCCACCGCCACCCGCGACGAGGTGCTTCCGGCCATCATCGACCGGCAGCGCACTGCCTTGAACCTGGAGCGGCTGGGCCGCTTCGCCGAGACCATCCATCACTCACGGGACAGCGGCATCCGGCGCCAGTTTCTTTTGGCCGGGCGCATCCTCTCCCAGGACTCGGTCTTCGAGGAGAACGAGACCATCAACCAACTGGTGGTGGCCGCCTATGCCGACATCGAGGCAATCGCCCGGCTCCGGGACCGCCGGGACCAGCTCGACGACGAGGCACTGGCCGTGCTGCATGGGTTCTCGACAGGCGGCGCTGATATGGACGCCCTCCTCGGCATCGCACCAGGCAGGGAGCTGGCCCGGCTGCTCTTTGAGGCGGACAGGAGCATTGACAGGGAATCCATGGCCCGGCTGGAATCGCAATTTCTCCAGCTGGCCGGGCAGGCCGGGACGCCCGCACCCAGGGTTGCGTCCAGCCTGGACAACGCCCGGTCCTTTTTCCGGCTGCAGGCCGAGGTCCTGGAAACGGACGCCACCTGTCTGGGCCTGTGGCTCGGAGTCAACGAATCCTTGGAGTTCATGGCCGACAGCCTGTCCATCAACGCCGAGGTCACGGCGGATGACCGTTTCACCTCCATCGCCGGGCTGGCCGACCGGGTCATGCAGACCGGGCTGCTGGCTGCCGGGGCGCTCATGCTGGCCTTCGGGGTGCTGCTCTACTTTTCCCAGCGCGACATCGTCACGCCCATCCTGCGTTGCGTCCACGGGTTGGAGCGGATGGCCAGGGGGGAGAGGGACGTGGTCCTGCCCGAGGCGCGGCTCAAGGAACTGGACGCCATCCGCAGCGCGGTGGAGCGGTCCGGGTCGCTCATGGCCCAGCTGGCGGAGCGGACCCGCGAAACCCAGGCCACCAACGAGGCCCTCAAGGCCGAAATGGAAGTGCGCCGCGAGACCGAGCGCGAGCTGGCCCTGGCCAAAGAGCGCGCCGAGGCAGCGGACCGGGCCAAGACAGACTTCCTGGCGGGCATGAGCCACGAGATCCGCACCCCCATGAACACCATCCT from Pseudodesulfovibrio aespoeensis Aspo-2 includes the following:
- the rarD gene encoding EamA family transporter RarD, which codes for MNQRPHSEITAGFLAAFAAFIAWGLLPIYWKGLMGVAPLEILCHRILWSLVFIAIILTFKHRWAETFAPLRSPRNLVILTLSSLTIASNWLLYIWAVNTGNVLATSLGYYINPLVNVLFGVVFFRERLNPLQTAAIGLAALGVANSVVSYGDFPWISLTLAVTFACYGLLRKIAAVESLPGLFLETMVLGPAALIYVLHLLTSGTSGFLAGDTRIDLLLVGAGAVTALPLIGFAFGARRLRLTTIGLLQYIAPSIAFALGVFVYHEPFGPSHLLTFACIWSGLALYTIDSVRAIRRHRRTKADTH
- a CDS encoding ArsR/SmtB family transcription factor: MDTNMNTTMNMNDLAEACKALGHPARLRILAHLLKEDRCQCGGIVEIMPLAQSTVSQHLKILKEAGLVTGEIEGPRTCYCADKDALARLVRAMQALKDCGESGNEKGSDL
- the hgcA gene encoding mercury methylation corrinoid protein HgcA, which gives rise to MAPSDIQSCAPACEPDSDAPCUGPKPDPRAGVFERPGYALEPYVDGFVDTPVGPVPRVRTRLLARDRLQTATVRMGYGRYDYKVVPGLYCVGTPTSDSPVIVTGNYKLTFDAVRRELSDLDAWLLVADTRGINIWCAAGKDLFSTDEVAYSVTRTRLAEVVAHRRLILPQLGATGVAGHAVRRQCGFSVLWGPVRAADLPAFIQSGNTPDEAMRTVTFTLRERAELIPVELFILGKPLGLTLLAAFLLSGIGPGIFSPGAAWARGLAAACATLAGIAAGGVAVPLLLPRLPWQSFAPKGALVGVATGALNALLFAQTLGLLESAALILWTTATASYLAMNFTGSTPYTSPTGVELEMRRAIPIQAGAALCALILWIAAPLI
- the hgcB gene encoding mercury methylation ferredoxin HgcB, producing the protein MTEYRYINGVATLKLDQDACVGCGMCATVCPHRVFAVSERKAGIVDFDACMECGACARNCPASAIAVRPGVGCASYIMAVWLARLTGNKVKTTCC
- a CDS encoding PAS domain-containing hybrid sensor histidine kinase/response regulator, translated to MDTRRLFILPALKAAAIYAVFGGLWIILTDRLLEIMARDLTSYASLQTYKGWLYIVITAVLVFCLVRNLMRKAVLAMEEIELGAERYRLSAEGAHIGTWDWDIKTGDIVFNEEFARMLGYEFDAFPPFYASWEALVHPDDKPGVLAALTDHLKGRTEEFTSEYRVLTADNRWKWILDKGRVFKWDEVGKPRRALGVHIDLTEQRAAEEALESAKEVAESANIAKTQFLANMSHEIRTPLNGILGMLRLLRDHDLPPEQAEYVTTAETSGRNLLAILNDVLSLSQIEANAVHVCQEGLNLPLLADAVLRVFKAQIDNSGVELGFTIDPTIPHDLCADQGKLRQILFNLVGNALKFTRNGSVRIDITAADDRRHPGDIILIFAVEDTGIGIAQDQLVSVFAPFTQADGSYARKYGGAGLGLPIVSRLVSLLGGSVCIDSQPGQGTLVVFSVAARADHGLPAYAAERPAPVAHSNSYAILVVEDEAVNRLTAERFLEKIGHRPTSARSGTEALAALRSAPFDCILMDIQMPDMDGIETTQAIRRATDIGHNASIPVIALTAHALLDDREKFLKEGMDGYVPKPMTMDELAYEVSRVMERAAS
- a CDS encoding ATP-binding protein, coding for MDTNNDIRNNTGADAWKMKQGLVPTVATYCLVALIASLIIGMAVARSLSDISKLATATRDEVLPAIIDRQRTALNLERLGRFAETIHHSRDSGIRRQFLLAGRILSQDSVFEENETINQLVVAAYADIEAIARLRDRRDQLDDEALAVLHGFSTGGADMDALLGIAPGRELARLLFEADRSIDRESMARLESQFLQLAGQAGTPAPRVASSLDNARSFFRLQAEVLETDATCLGLWLGVNESLEFMADSLSINAEVTADDRFTSIAGLADRVMQTGLLAAGALMLAFGVLLYFSQRDIVTPILRCVHGLERMARGERDVVLPEARLKELDAIRSAVERSGSLMAQLAERTRETQATNEALKAEMEVRRETERELALAKERAEAADRAKTDFLAGMSHEIRTPMNTILGMADLMLETDPTPVQRQYIEVFQSSGAMLLGIINDVLDLSKIEAGEVRLETVPVDMADFLNRTREIVAGRAAQKGLAFRIEQADHAPRRFLGDPVRLRQVLVNLIDNGIKFTESGTVRLAVGQAADPPGRLTFAVTDTGIGIAPESQEQIFQRFTQADASTTRKYGGTGLGLAISRRLVELMGGEIRLESAPGQGSTFSFTVDLPEANGAEADPAPLPPDALDMAALLASTPCAVLVAEDSDSNRALLELYFRDTGCRIDFAVDGGEAVRKFESGSYDLVLMDIQMPGMDGYEATRRIRALEAARDRHPTPIVAVTANAFQEDQTQCLAAGCTDYLAKPVSKHALLRCVARHARHST